The following are encoded in a window of Pongo abelii isolate AG06213 chromosome 16, NHGRI_mPonAbe1-v2.0_pri, whole genome shotgun sequence genomic DNA:
- the LDHAL6B gene encoding L-lactate dehydrogenase A-like 6B yields the protein MSWTVPAVRASQRVSSVGANFLCLGTALCPRQAARIPLKGAWLFTPVSKMATVKSELIERFTSEEPVHHSKVSIIGTGSVGMACAISILLKGLSDELALVDLDEDKLKGETVDLQHGSPFTKMPNIVCSKDYFVTANSNLVIITAGARQEKGETRLNLVQRNVAIFKLMISSIVQYSPHCKLIIVSNPVDILTYVAWKLSAFPKNRIIGSGCNLDTARFRFLIGQKLGIHSESCHGWILGEHGDSSVPVWSGVNIAGVPLKDLNSDIGTDKDPEQWKNVHKEVIATAYEIIKMKGYTSWAIGLSVADLTESILKNLRRIHPVSTIIKGLYGIDEEVFLSIPCILGENGITNLIKIKLTPEEEAHLKKSAKTLWEIQKELKL from the coding sequence ATGAGTTGGACTGTGCCTGCTGTGCGGGCCAGCCAGAGAGTGAGCTCGGTGGGAGCGAATTTCCTATGCCTGGGGACGGCCCTGTGTCCCCGTCAAGCAGCGCGCATCCCGCTCAAGGGCGCCTGGCTCTTCACCCCCGTGAGCAAGATGGCGACTGTGAAGAGTGAGCTTATTGAGCGTTTCACTTCCGAGGAGCCCGTTCATCACAGTAAGGTCTCCATCATAGGAACTGGATCTGTGGGCATGGCCTGCGCTATCAGCATCTTATTAAAAGGCTTGAGTGATGAACTTGCCCTTGTGGATCTTGATGAAGACAAACTGAAGGGTGAGACAGTGGATCTTCAACATGGTAGCCCTTTCACGAAAATGCCAAATATTGTTTGTAGTAAAGATTACTTTGTCACAGCGAACTCCAACCTAGTGATTATCACAGCAGGTGCACGCCAAGAAAAGGGAGAAACGCGCCTTAATTTAGTCCAGCGAAATGTGGCCATCTTCAAGTTAATGATTTCCAGTATTGTCCAGTACAGCCCCCACTGCAAATTGATTATTGTTTCCAATCCAGTGGATATCTTAACCTATGTAGCTTGGAAGTTGAGTGCATTTCCCAAAAACCGTATTATTGGAAGCGGCTGTAATCTGGATACTGCTCGTTTTCGTTTCTTGATTGGACAAAAGCTTGGTATCCATTCTGAAAGCTGCCATGGATGGATCCTTGGAGAGCATGGAGACTCAAGTGTTcctgtgtggagtggagtgaacatAGCTGGTGTCCCTTTGAAGGATCTGAACTCTGATATAGGAACTGATAAAGATCCTGAGCAATGGAAAAATGTCCACAAAGAAGTGATTGCTACTGCCTATGAGATTATTAAAATGAAAGGTTATACTTCTTGGGCCATTGGCCTATCTGTGGCTGATTTAACAGAAAGTATTTTGAAGAATCTTAGGAGAATACATCCAGTTTCCACCATAATTAAGGGCCTCTATGGAATAGATGAAGAAGTATTCCTCAGTATTCCTTGTATCCTGGGAGAGAATGGTATTACCAACCTTATAAAGATAAAGCTGACCCCTGAAGAAGAGGCCCATCTGAAAAAAAGTGCAAAAACACTTTGGGAAATTCAGAAGGAGCTTAAGCTTTAA